The following coding sequences are from one Vibrio syngnathi window:
- the proV gene encoding glycine betaine/L-proline ABC transporter ATP-binding protein ProV: MDPILEVKGLYKVFGEDTDRAFTMINEGANKDKVFEETGLTIGVNDVSLSIQEGEIFVIMGLSGSGKSTLVRLLNRLIEPTKGNVLLRGKDIAHISEGELREVRRNNISMVFQNFALMPHMTVIENAAFGLELAGVEIDKRKQSAFEALERVGLGPYSESYPDELSGGMKQRVGLARALACDPDILLMDEAFSALDPLIRTEMQDELIRLQNDDKRTIVFISHDLDEAMRIGDRIAIMQNGEVVQVGTPDEILNNPANDYVEAFFRGVNVASVLTVKDIARKKPAAVFKKSEHDGPASALQILMDNDREYGIVVEKSSRYSGIVSIDSLRKAHKENKSLASAQLDDGLTLNPDLPINDVLGLVGGVPYSVPVVDEQGNYFGVVTKSRLLQTLDKG, from the coding sequence ATGGATCCCATACTGGAAGTTAAGGGACTGTACAAGGTGTTTGGTGAAGACACCGATCGTGCTTTTACGATGATCAATGAAGGCGCGAACAAAGACAAAGTTTTTGAAGAAACAGGTTTAACGATTGGCGTTAACGATGTTTCTCTTAGTATTCAAGAAGGCGAGATTTTCGTCATAATGGGACTGTCAGGTTCTGGCAAATCAACCCTGGTACGTCTTCTTAATCGCTTGATCGAACCTACCAAAGGTAATGTGCTTCTTCGAGGCAAAGACATTGCCCACATCTCAGAAGGTGAACTCCGCGAAGTCCGTCGCAACAACATCTCCATGGTTTTCCAAAATTTCGCATTGATGCCTCACATGACAGTGATTGAAAACGCTGCGTTTGGTCTTGAACTAGCGGGTGTTGAAATCGATAAGAGAAAACAGTCAGCATTTGAAGCGTTGGAACGAGTCGGTCTCGGGCCGTATTCAGAATCTTACCCTGATGAATTGTCTGGCGGTATGAAGCAGCGTGTTGGTTTGGCTCGTGCCCTAGCATGTGACCCAGATATTCTGTTAATGGACGAAGCATTTTCTGCACTCGATCCTTTGATTCGTACTGAAATGCAAGATGAGCTGATTCGTCTTCAAAATGACGACAAACGAACCATTGTTTTCATCTCCCATGATTTGGATGAAGCGATGCGAATCGGTGACCGCATTGCCATTATGCAAAACGGTGAGGTGGTTCAAGTGGGTACCCCAGACGAAATTCTTAACAACCCAGCGAACGATTATGTCGAAGCTTTCTTCCGCGGTGTGAATGTAGCAAGTGTTCTTACTGTGAAAGACATTGCACGTAAGAAGCCAGCTGCGGTATTTAAAAAATCAGAACATGACGGCCCAGCGTCGGCTCTACAAATATTGATGGATAACGACCGTGAATACGGCATTGTTGTTGAGAAAAGCAGTCGTTACTCCGGTATCGTCTCTATTGATTCCCTTCGTAAAGCACACAAAGAGAACAAATCACTGGCCAGTGCGCAGCTCGATGATGGCCTAACGCTGAACCCTGATTTACCAATCAATGACGTGCTTGGCCTTGTTGGTGGTGTGCCTTACTCAGTTCCTGTTGTGGATGAGCAAGGTAATTACTTTGGCGTGGTAACTAAGTCACGTTTGCTACAAACATTGGATAAGGGGTAG
- the proW gene encoding glycine betaine/L-proline ABC transporter permease ProW has translation MSSEQTNNDPWSQSAPAAQPSSDPWGQAADTSPSADWLSSETVETIPFDPLNPFAEAVLPVDTWVESGLNWLVEHGRPLFQAIRVPIDFILSSFETALVSTPAPFMLIILFLVAWQFSNLKLGVATAVSLTMIGLIGAWSEAMTTLSLVMTSVFFCLLIGLPMGIWLARSNTAAKFVRPILDAMQTTPAFVYLVPIVMLFGIGNVPGVVVTIIFALPPVVRLTILGIQQVPEDLIEAGHSFGASKKQMLYRIQLPLALPTIMAGVNQTLMLSLSMVVIASMIAVGGLGQMVLRGIGRLDMGLAAVGGLGIVILAILLDRITQVLGVNAGNTKLRWYHMGPVSLVLKALNRGKQSELQLRKNTNE, from the coding sequence ATGTCGTCTGAACAAACAAATAATGACCCATGGTCACAGTCTGCTCCTGCTGCTCAGCCATCAAGTGATCCTTGGGGTCAAGCCGCTGACACTTCACCATCGGCAGATTGGCTAAGCAGTGAAACCGTAGAAACCATTCCTTTTGACCCTCTTAATCCTTTTGCAGAAGCCGTTCTGCCTGTTGATACTTGGGTTGAGTCTGGATTGAATTGGCTAGTTGAACACGGACGACCATTGTTTCAAGCAATTCGTGTACCTATCGATTTCATTCTAAGTTCATTTGAAACGGCATTGGTGTCTACGCCAGCCCCATTTATGCTCATCATTTTGTTCTTGGTGGCATGGCAATTTTCAAACCTGAAACTGGGTGTTGCTACGGCAGTATCTCTTACTATGATTGGTTTGATTGGCGCTTGGTCTGAAGCGATGACTACGCTTTCACTGGTGATGACATCTGTATTCTTCTGCCTGTTGATAGGTTTACCTATGGGGATATGGCTCGCCCGAAGTAACACGGCGGCTAAATTCGTTCGCCCAATTTTGGATGCTATGCAAACAACGCCAGCCTTCGTTTACTTAGTACCCATCGTAATGTTGTTTGGTATCGGTAACGTTCCAGGTGTGGTAGTGACCATTATATTCGCACTGCCACCGGTGGTACGTTTAACCATTCTGGGTATTCAGCAAGTACCGGAAGATCTGATCGAAGCGGGTCACTCATTTGGTGCCAGCAAAAAGCAGATGCTTTACCGAATTCAACTACCACTTGCACTGCCAACCATCATGGCGGGCGTGAACCAAACACTGATGTTGTCGCTATCTATGGTGGTTATCGCATCAATGATCGCAGTAGGTGGTTTAGGTCAAATGGTACTGAGAGGTATTGGCCGTCTAGATATGGGACTGGCCGCTGTTGGTGGCCTAGGCATTGTTATTCTTGCAATCCTACTTGACCGCATTACCCAAGTTCTTGGGGTAAATGCAGGTAATACAAAATTACGCTGGTATCACATGGGGCCTGTTTCCCTTGTGCTAAAAGCTTTAAATCGCGGTAAACAATCAGAACTACAACTAAGGAAAAACACCAATGAATAA
- the proX gene encoding glycine betaine/L-proline ABC transporter substrate-binding protein ProX gives MNNSWKSKLAVGIVSTLAVSTNVWAASLPGEGVSVQPVQSSVAEETFQTLIVNRALEELGYDVKSTQEVDYNVAYTSIAKGDATFLTVGWFPLHADKYKMAGGDDKFYREGQYVSGAAQGYLIDKKTAEKYNITNIGQLTDPKIAKLFDADGDGKADLTGCNPGWGCEMVIEHQISAFKLDDTVTHNQGNYAAIIADTISRYQKGESILYYTWTPYWVSGVLVPNEDVVWLEVPFSALPGERSNVDTTLSNGKNYGFEMNSMRIIANKEFAKNNPSAAKLFEIIKLNINDVSAQNMMMSKGKNSSADIEAHVNGWIKANQSTFDGWIAEAKKAAL, from the coding sequence ATGAATAATTCATGGAAGAGTAAGCTAGCCGTTGGCATCGTTTCGACACTGGCTGTATCAACGAACGTGTGGGCTGCAAGCTTACCGGGTGAAGGTGTATCAGTTCAGCCTGTTCAATCTTCAGTTGCTGAAGAAACGTTCCAAACACTGATTGTTAACCGTGCTTTAGAAGAGCTTGGTTACGATGTGAAATCAACACAAGAAGTAGACTACAACGTAGCTTACACCTCAATTGCAAAAGGTGACGCGACGTTCCTAACAGTAGGCTGGTTCCCACTACACGCTGATAAATACAAAATGGCGGGTGGCGATGACAAATTCTACCGTGAAGGCCAATATGTAAGTGGTGCCGCTCAAGGTTACCTAATCGACAAGAAAACGGCTGAAAAATACAACATTACTAATATTGGTCAGTTAACCGATCCAAAAATCGCTAAGCTGTTTGATGCTGACGGTGATGGTAAAGCAGACCTAACAGGCTGTAACCCAGGTTGGGGTTGTGAGATGGTCATCGAACACCAAATTTCTGCATTCAAATTGGACGATACCGTTACTCATAATCAAGGTAACTATGCCGCGATCATCGCAGATACAATTTCTCGTTACCAAAAGGGTGAATCAATCCTTTACTACACGTGGACACCTTACTGGGTAAGTGGCGTATTGGTGCCTAACGAAGATGTCGTTTGGTTAGAAGTTCCTTTCTCAGCACTTCCTGGCGAGCGTTCGAACGTGGATACGACGTTATCTAACGGCAAAAACTACGGTTTCGAAATGAACTCAATGCGCATAATTGCGAACAAAGAGTTTGCTAAGAACAACCCATCAGCAGCGAAGCTTTTCGAAATCATCAAACTTAACATCAATGATGTAAGTGCCCAGAACATGATGATGAGTAAAGGTAAGAACAGCTCTGCGGATATCGAAGCGCATGTAAACGGTTGGATTAAAGCGAATCAAAGCACGTTCGATGGTTGGATTGCAGAAGCGAAGAAAGCGGCACTATAA
- a CDS encoding YybH family protein — protein sequence MLNNQVLEACKQGINAWQKAFNSQDAKGCADQYTEACVMEARPFGTFEGREAIQAFWQNIIDQGFKDVDYTDVTWEEHPEGGYILTASWTMNKAFGVVHREHWALEADGCARLVSDDFEVQGER from the coding sequence ATGTTAAACAACCAAGTATTAGAAGCATGTAAGCAAGGCATTAACGCGTGGCAAAAAGCATTCAACAGCCAAGATGCGAAAGGTTGTGCAGATCAATACACAGAGGCTTGTGTGATGGAAGCTCGCCCATTTGGCACTTTTGAAGGTCGAGAAGCGATTCAAGCATTTTGGCAAAACATCATCGACCAAGGCTTCAAAGACGTTGATTACACAGACGTTACGTGGGAAGAGCACCCAGAAGGCGGCTACATTTTGACGGCTAGTTGGACAATGAACAAAGCGTTTGGTGTTGTGCATCGTGAGCACTGGGCACTAGAAGCAGATGGTTGCGCTCGTTTAGTCAGCGATGATTTTGAGGTTCAAGGCGAACGCTAG
- a CDS encoding LysR family transcriptional regulator, protein MSKLKQMSIFAHIVEQGSVSAAAEKLELSKSVVSQHLKILEQELGASLLKRTTRRQTLTSMGERFYLSCKDINVIADSAWDMAKAELEEPQGRIRITAPNALMDLLVAPVVAELMKQYPKLKPELISDDQHLDFMEHDIDLAVRVGSSRDSNLKQKRLGEFKDVLCGVESMRSRELESIPYIANSWQGKQVSHHFTSRIDQDFIYQQQASCTTNSFHSCLALIKSGVGIGVIPDFYLHQLSNEVVDIMPSFQLPTNTVYALTPFTSNTPLSIKLCVQALEEKLKQSFV, encoded by the coding sequence ATGAGTAAGCTAAAGCAGATGTCGATTTTCGCTCACATCGTAGAGCAGGGTTCAGTATCAGCTGCGGCTGAAAAGCTTGAGTTGTCTAAGTCCGTCGTTAGTCAGCACCTCAAAATTCTGGAACAAGAGTTAGGGGCTTCACTTCTCAAGCGCACAACACGCAGACAAACTCTGACTAGTATGGGTGAACGTTTTTATTTGAGTTGCAAAGACATCAACGTGATTGCTGACTCGGCTTGGGATATGGCCAAAGCTGAGCTAGAGGAGCCACAAGGTCGAATTCGTATTACTGCACCGAATGCTCTTATGGACTTGCTCGTCGCCCCTGTTGTCGCAGAGCTAATGAAGCAATATCCCAAGCTAAAACCCGAGTTGATAAGTGATGATCAGCACTTAGATTTCATGGAACACGATATTGATCTCGCAGTACGAGTGGGGAGTTCTCGTGACAGTAACTTAAAGCAAAAACGTTTGGGCGAGTTCAAAGACGTGTTGTGTGGCGTTGAAAGCATGCGTTCTCGTGAGCTTGAATCTATTCCTTACATTGCTAACTCATGGCAAGGTAAGCAAGTCTCTCATCACTTTACTTCTCGAATAGATCAAGACTTTATTTACCAACAACAAGCAAGCTGCACCACTAACTCATTTCATAGCTGTCTTGCCTTAATCAAATCAGGCGTTGGCATCGGTGTGATCCCAGACTTTTATCTTCATCAGCTATCAAATGAAGTGGTCGACATCATGCCAAGCTTCCAGTTGCCTACCAATACGGTTTATGCATTAACCCCATTTACATCAAACACACCCCTGTCCATCAAACTGTGCGTCCAAGCGTTAGAAGAGAAGCTCAAGCAGAGTTTTGTTTAA